One genomic region from Candida albicans SC5314 chromosome 6, complete sequence encodes:
- the NOP5 gene encoding RNA-processing protein (Ortholog of S. cerevisiae Nop58; involved in pre-rRNA process; Tn mutation affects filamentous growth; macrophage/pseudohyphal-induced; physically interacts with TAP-tagged Nop1; Spider biofilm repressed) yields MAYVLTETAAGYALLKAADKKIHKSSSLVEDLNTAEKVAEQFKIHRFEKFQSAANALEEANAIIEGKVSENLQKLLEDAKSDKKATLIVSEAKLGNAINKLGLNFQVVSDAASLDLQRAIKQFLPELLPGLDDSALKQMSLGLAHSMGRHKLKFSADKVDTMIIQAIALLDDLDKELNTYAMRCKEWYGWHFPELAKMITDSAAYARIILTMGVRSNASETDLSEILPEEVEEQVKAAAEVSMGTEITEDDLNNIKALAEQIVDFAAYREQLSNYLSSRMKAIAPNLTAMVGELVGARLIAHAGSLTSLAKAPASTVQILGAEKALFRALKTKHDTPKYGIIYHASLVGQASGKNKGRIARTLAAKAAVSLRYDCFDEERDESDDFGLENRAKVEGRLSQLEGRDMRTTSKVVREQPKVEITEARAYNADADSTAAAAAAAPTADSDDEESETEEVEEKKSKKDKKKDKKEKKDKKKDKKRKRDDDKEDKESSKKSKKDKKEKKEKKEKKAKKEKK; encoded by the coding sequence ATGGCTTACGTTTTAACTGAAACAGCAGCAGGATATGCCTTATTGAAGGCAGCTGATAAAAAAATCCacaaatcttcttctttagttGAAGACTTGAACACAGCCGAAAAAGTTGCTgaacaattcaaaattcaccgttttgaaaaatttcagTCAGCAGCAAATGCATTAGAAGAGGCTAATGCCATTATTGAAGGTAAAGTTTCagaaaatttacaaaaattattagaagatgCCAAATCAGATAAAAAGGCTACTTTGATTGTCTCAGAAGCCAAATTGGGTAATGCTATCAATAAATTGGGTTTGAACTTTCAAGTTGTAAGCGATGCTGCATCTTTGGATTTACAAAGAGCcatcaaacaatttttgcCAGAATTATTACCTGGTTTGGATGATTCAGCATTAAAACAAATGTCTTTGGGTTTAGCTCACTCTATGGGTCGtcataaattaaaattctCTGCCGATAAGGTAGACACCATGATTATTCAAGCTATAGCCTTATTGGATGATTTAGATAAAGAGTTAAATACCTATGCCATGAGATGTAAGGAATGGTACGGTTGGCATTTCCCAGAATTGGCCAAAATGATTACTGATTCTGCTGCATACGCTAGAATTATTTTGACCATGGGTGTTAGATCTAATGCTTCTGAAACCGACTTATCTGAAATCTTACcagaagaagttgaagaacAAGTCAAAGCTGCTGCTGAAGTGTCTATGGGGACTGAAATCACTGAAGATGATTTGAATAACATAAAGGCATTGGCCGAgcaaattgttgattttgctGCTTACAGAGAACAATTATCCAATTACTTGTCTTCTCGTATGAAAGCTATCGCACCAAATTTGACTGCTATGGTTGGAGAATTAGTCGGTGCTAGATTGATTGCTCACGCAGGTTCATTGACATCATTAGCTAAAGCCCCAGCTTCAACTGTACAAATTTTGGGTGCCGAAAAGGCTTTGTTCAGAGCTTTGAAAACCAAACATGACACACCAAAATATGGTATAATCTACCATGCTTCATTGGTTGGTCAAGCCAGTGGTAAAAACAAAGGTAGAATTGCTAGAACATTAGCTGCTAAGGCTGCTGTGTCATTGAGATACGATTGTTTTGACGAAGAAAGAGACGAATCAGATGACTTTGGTTTAGAAAACAGAGCCAAGGTTGAAGGTAGATTGAGTCAATTGGAGGGACGTGATATGAGAACCACCTCTAAAGTTGTGAGAGAACAACCAAAAGTGGAAATAACCGAAGCCCGTGCTTATAATGCAGATGCCGATTCTACTGCTGCTGCAGCTGCTGCTGCCCCAACTGCTGATTCAGACGACGAAGAGTCCGAGAcagaagaagttgaagaaaagaaatctaagaaagataaaaagaaggataagaaagaaaagaaggaTAAGAAGAAGGAcaagaagagaaagagagatGACGATAAAGAAGATAAAGAATCTTCTAAAAAACTGAAGAAGGacaaaaaggaaaagaaagagaaaaaggaaaagaaagcaaagaaggaaaagaagTAA
- a CDS encoding putative serine--tRNA ligase (Ortholog(s) have serine-tRNA ligase activity, role in invasive growth in response to glucose limitation, mitochondrial seryl-tRNA aminoacylation, pseudohyphal growth and mitochondrion localization) codes for MLCTGNRIILVQFSTVSARKKMTYTLHYSTNRSNIKARLSSMLNTIRRYISTGKNSSTLLRAQIDINDILSRPKEYESSIHRRQLPQELIENINFITSNRPLQAQLFSQINDMKKERTILAERLKSNVGDLQQFKERLKQLKSELKPLEKQVKTIQEKIYAKAESLPNLIDVTVPTDPLKEEVVQFINCQSEEDAKVSNSSAVHDHKEIGVNFNILDFSVASRVSGPSWYYLIGDGALLEQALIQYALSKARRRGYLMLTPPSIVKSEIVGACGFKPNDQNNEKQIYELKGEHKSLTGTAEIPLAAFHSSTVFPSGTQFPIKYVGVSRAYRAEAGASGKDTKGLYRVHEFTKVELFHFTTEEKAAQELEDLKDMQVEIVTELGLSAKLLNMPSSDLGAPAMKKYDIEAWMPGRGSWGELTSCSNCGDYQSRRLGIRYNDDQEGRLKHVSTLNGTCMAVPRVIVALIEQNFNAEKNEISIPEVLQPFMDGKDKIVPN; via the coding sequence ATGTTGTGTACAGGAAACAGAATAATTCTTGTTCAATTCTCTACTGTGAGTGCACGAAAGAAAATGACCTACACCTTACATTATTCTACCAATCGAAGTAACATCAAGGCTAGGTTATCAAGCATGCTTAACACTATACGTAGATACATTAGCACTGGCAAAAACTCATCAACGTTATTAAGAGCACAAATCGAcattaatgatattttgaGTCGTCCAAAAGAGTATGAATCTTCAATTCACCGAAGACAACTACCACAAGAGTTGATTGAaaacatcaatttcatcacaTCAAATCGACCATTACAAGCACAATTGTTTTCTCAAATCAATGAcatgaaaaaagaaagaactATCCTAGCAGAGCGTTTAAAGTCAAACGTGGGTGATCTACAACAATTCAAAGAAAGATTGAAGCAACTCAAATCTGAACTAAAACCGTTGGAAAAACAAGTGAAAACCatccaagaaaaaatatacGCCAAAGCCGAATCTTTGCCCAATCTTATAGACGTAACAGTCCCTACGGATCctttgaaagaagaagttgtccaatttataaattgcCAGTCTGAAGAAGATGCTAAAGTTTCAAATTCGTCAGCAGTTCATGATCACAAGGAAATAGGAGTCAACTTTAATATTTTGGATTTCAGTGTGGCATCTAGAGTATCTGGACCGTCTTGGTACTATTTAATTGGAGATGGTGCTTTGCTTGAACAAGCGTTAATTCAATATGCGCTCTCAAAAGCTCGCAGGCGTGGGTATTTGATGCTTACTCCACCTTCGATTGTTAAGTCAGAAATTGTTGGAGCCTGTGGATTCAAACCAAATGatcaaaataatgaaaagcAAATCTATGAACTTAAAGGCGAACACAAGTCCTTGACAGGTACAGCAGAGATACCATTGGCTGCATTCCATTCTTCTACTGTATTCCCGAGTGGCACTCAATTCCCCATAAAATATGTTGGTGTATCAAGAGCATACCGCGCTGAAGCAGGGGCCAGTGGAAAAGATACTAAGGGATTGTATAGAGTGCATGAGTTTACTAAAGTCGAGTTATTCCATTTTACAACAGAAGAGAAGGCCGCACAAGAATTAGAAGATCTAAAGGATATGCAAGTGGAAATTGTCACGGAATTGGGTCTATCCGCTAAATTGTTAAATATGCCATCATCCGATTTAGGTGCACCagcaatgaaaaaatatgaCATCGAAGCGTGGATGCCAGGAAGAGGTTCCTGGGGAGAGCTCACAAGCTGTTCTAATTGTGGCGATTACCAATCTCGAAGATTAGGTATACGTTATAATGATGATCAAGAAGGTCGTCTCAAACACGTTTCAACACTTAACGGTACATGTATGGCCGTCCCTAGAGTAATTGTTGcattaattgaacaaaactTTAATGCagaaaagaatgaaatttCAATACCAGAAGTTTTGCAGCCATTCATGGATGGCAAAGATAAAATCGTTCCTAATTAA
- a CDS encoding uncharacterized protein (Predicted mitochondrial intermembrane space protein of unknown function; possibly an essential gene, disruptants not obtained by UAU1 method) — translation MPTNQPTKFEVPVDLLTPESCISSSRIRAFLKRSRNLTDDTIRPHLNEIEKSKCSQYFEEEIVPQWRVRGEIIDYCSKYSQELRDHTSQGKTVTATKLSYDLPNAEEMTDKFDLRTDPYAYKSYQRRIDEQYAQCDALDNWTQNEKTVEQIIRQQTVEVLNDKCFYQDWMQAFKRASNPKK, via the coding sequence ATGCCAACGAATCAACCAACTAAATTTGAAGTACCTGTTGATCTATTAACCCCTGAAAGCTGTATATCATCATCTCGAATAAGAGCATTTTTAAAAAGATCCAGAAATCTTACTGATGATACTATTCGGCCACATctaaatgaaattgaaaaatcaaagtGTTCACAGTATTTTGAAGAGGAGATAGTGCCACAATGGAGAGTACGTGGCGAGATCATTGATTATTGTTCTAAATATTCACAAGAGTTACGAGATCACACAAGCCAAGGGAAAACTGTTACTGCGACAAAGTTGTCGTATGACTTGCCCAATGCTGAAGAAATGActgataaatttgatttgaggACTGACCCCTATGCATATAAAAGTTatcaaagaagaatagATGAACAATATGCACAATGTGATGCATTAGACAACTGGActcaaaatgaaaaaacgGTAGAGCAAATTATCAGACAACAGACAGTTGAGGTTTTGAATGACAAATGTTTTTATCAAGACTGGATGCAAGCTTTTAAAAGAGCCTCCAATccaaagaaatag
- a CDS encoding uncharacterized protein (Protein of unknown function; Spider biofilm induced) — translation MLRSVSRDSFTTLIDQDDDNENDDLQSQQHENTQELTSDLISLISQETLINTSIQIMNRNISQFYKHYELPLISSYLHTGVSLYLSLQDLLDNKPPILTRTSSMMNFNNLLRRPFRNSSFLTIHKHDYMNNKFEFCHVDFKIHSNHITYYILKFPTLDKTVYLINNNSSKPTVDFEYKKTCFRITGVTGTTSVIGVSPEIKLYVMNPNSKNLLTYNTTVSNGKKLQINNSLSKLVNSQDQPRINEMLKNEKPVISIPMGRYLDQGDVKLKLDSNSATKSKSNIIKHGVIRLFDYQDEVGDTGNNVVSDDMLVLCCVLLVLREQEYRKFKSG, via the coding sequence ATGTTGAGGTCCGTCAGCAGAGATAGTTTCACAACATTAATAGACCAGGACGACGATAATGAGAATGACGATTTGCAACTGCAGCAGCATGAGAACACACAGGAACTTACATCTGATTTGATCTCATTGATCTCACAAGAAACATTGATTAATACCAGTATCCAAATCATGAATCGAAACATATCACAATTCTACAAACACTATGAATTACCATTAATACTGAGTTATTTGCATACAGGGGTTAGTTTGTATCTAAGTTTGCAGGATCTTCTCGATAACAAACCACCCATCCTAACGAGAACACTGTCCATGatgaatttcaataatttattacGACGACCATTTAgaaattcttcatttttgaCTATACACAAGCATGACTACATGAACAATAAGTTTGAATTTTGCCATGTCGATTTCAAAATACACTCTAACCATATTACATACTATATTTTGAAGTTCCCAACATTAGATAAAACAGTCTACTtaattaacaacaatagcTCTAAACCTACTGTTGATTTCGAGTACAAAAAAACATGCTTTAGGATTACAGGTGTGACAGGTACAACTTCAGTGATTGGAGTATCACCAGAGATAAAGTTATATGTAATGAATCCCAATTCCAAGAATTTATTGACCTATAATACGACTGTATCGAATGGCAAAAAGCTCCAGATAAATAATAGTTTGAGCAAATTAGTTAATAGTCAAGACCAGCCGCGAATAAACGAGATGTTGAAGAATGAGAAGCCAGTAATTAGCATTCCCATGGGCAGATATTTAGATCAAGGGGATGTCAAATTGAAGCTCGACAGTAACAGTGCTACCAAGTCTAAACTGAACATAATAAAGCATGGCGTAATAAGATTGTTTGATTACCAGGACGAAGTAGGAGATACTGGAAATAATGTGGTAAGTGATGACATGTTGGTGTTGTGCTGTGTATTATTAGTGTTGAGAGAGCAAGAATACCGGAAATTTAAAAGCGGTTAA
- the PKH3 gene encoding protein kinase (Ortholog(s) have protein kinase activity and role in MAPK cascade involved in cell wall organization or biogenesis) produces MSGLEHLQNLSIQPSNRSTQQQQTNSQPQSQYSQSAAKRRSARDYQFGAKIGEGSYSTVYSALDKYTNRTYAIKVLSKRHIVKENKIKYVNIEKTTLNRLGQQHPGIVQLYYTFQDESSLFFVLDFAEYGELLSIIRKFGSLSESVSKFYMCQIIDAVRFIHSKGVIHRDLKPENILVGHDFNLKITDFGAAKLLGNHEEFNGEKIDYNSVDASPEVSDTDRKGSFVGTAEYVSPELLKHNICGFESDIWAIGCILYQFFNGVPPFKGSTEYLTFEKIINVDYSYKSPIPLPPDVIQLIDSILISEPSARATIPHIMSSRWFSDIPWDDQNFIWHRKVPRFEAFGAITPSPAMPPMMKNGTNRNVNKSNSYHQLQSQISASEFGFIPSIAAKKSYKPPTMIKNNVAMPALNQTTYNHNYQQHVPLPPPVSSQPLTQQNVPQQIQPQRSGSAQTPQFAPVSASSRQPVGNMQTRQAAPQVLVQQKTPPFPKEKNSTPNLRDNTSFAQMAPRRNGEIPGQPQQQIPLPKSQQSPQPQPKAQYQSQQQKQSEDIRGSKNTSANAAAAAFATKNLPQPNHKTSKDSSTPPPPPPLPPKIKKVQENFIKFNEVSGLLKPDEKILKMDNLIKSVLSKRYLNKPEYQVLDDSVLDELTSKYASILKQESKAVITIVTNMARVFFIDAFLNVMLVDLKANKGADYSMYDYEFENTVDEDGNLLSKQDETFGYLIIELIKDGGDLVFLQRVSDEQRLRLTNAVKVLDKKGEEVVVGSSHGWIDCLLIAREISIEQSEDNKKPRSVSSSSNVSINEVKSEKAKKKKSSLSNKKPRSKKKGTSSNGTPQTTPTPTQHSNFAFAAAAAVHHQK; encoded by the coding sequence ATGTCAGGGTTAGAACATCTACAGAACTTATCTATCCAGCCGTCAAATCGGAGTACTCAGCAGCAACAGACCAATTCTCAACCACAATCACAATACTCACAACTGGCGGCCAAACGAAGATCAGCAAGAGACTATCAATTTGGAGCGAAAATAGGAGAAGGATCATATTCCACAGTATACTCTGCATTGGATAAATACACCAATAGAACTTATGCTATTAAAGTGTTATCGAAACGACATATAGTGAAAGagaacaaaattaaatatgtCAATATTGAAAAGACCACTTTGAACAGATTGGGTCAACAACATCCCGGGATTGttcaattatattatacTTTCCAAGATGAGAGTAgcttgttttttgttttggatTTTGCAGAATATGGGGAGTTGTTGTCAATCATTAGAAAATTTGGATCTTTATCTGAATCCGTACTGAAATTTTACATGTGTCAAATAATAGATGCAGTTAGGTTTATTCATCTGAAAGGGGTGATCCATCGAGATTTGAAACCAGAGAATATTTTAGTTGGACATGActttaatttaaaaatcACCGATTTTGGAGCAGCCAAGTTATTAGGCAATCACGAAGAGTTCAATGGCGAGAAAATAGACTATAATTCAGTAGATGCCAGTCCAGAGGTATCTGATACTGATCGAAAGGGATCGTTTGTGGGCACAGCTGAATACGTTTCTCCGGAATTACTTAAGCACAATATATGCGGTTTTGAATCTGACATTTGGGCTATTGGGTGTATATTAtatcaattctttaatgGCGTTCCGCCGTTTAAAGGAAGCACCGAGTACTTGACTTTTGAAAAGATTATAAATGTGGACTATTCATACAAATCACCCATACCCTTACCGCCAGACGTGatccaattgattgatcTGATACTTATTTCTGAACCATCTGCACGAGCAACAATCCCACATATCATGTCATCAAGGTGGTTTTCTGACATACCTTGGGACGACCAAAATTTTATATGGCATAGGAAGGTTCCCCGGTTTGAAGCATTTGGCGCCATTACACCGTCACCAGCAATGCCTCCAATGATGAAGAACGGAACCAACAGAAATGtcaataaatcaaactCTTACCACCAATTGCAGTCACAGATACTGGCCTCTGAGTTTGGATTTATTCCTTCAATTGCAGCAAAAAAATCGTACAAACCACCAACAATGATAAAGAATAACGTAGCAATGCCTGCGTTGAATCAAACTACATATAATCATAACTACCAACAACATGTACCGCTCCCTCCTCCAGTATCGTCACAACCATTAACACAACAGAACGTACCGCAACAAATTCAACCGCAAAGAAGTGGTTCTGCACAAACGCCCCAGTTTGCACCAGTTTCGGCTTCTAGCCGACAACCTGTTGGTAACATGCAAACTAGACAAGCTGCACCACAAGTATTGGTACAACAAAAAACTCCCCCTTTCCCAAAGGAGAAGAACAGTACACCAAATTTAAGGGACAATACATCTTTTGCACAAATGGCTCCCAGAAGGAATGGGGAGATACCTGGACAacctcaacaacaaataccATTGCCAAAATCGCAACAatcaccacaaccacaaccaaaAGCTCAATATCAACTGCAACAGCAAAAACAACTGGAAGATATAAGGGGTTCTAAAAATACATCAGCAAATGCAGCAGCCGCAGCTTTTGctacaaaaaatttaccaCAGCCAAATCACAAAACATCTAAGGACTCATCAAcaccgccaccaccaccaccactaccaccaaaGATCAAAAAAGTGCAggaaaatttcattaaatttaatgaagTCTCTGGGCTATTGAAGCCGGATGAaaagattttaaaaatggACAATTTGATCAAGCTGGTATTGAGCAAGAGATATCTAAATAAACCCGAATACCAGGTTTTAGATGATTCTGTTTTGGATGAATTGACATCCAAGTACGCCAGTATCCTTAAACAAGAATCTAAAGCAGTTATCACTATTGTCACTAACATGGCTCGTGTATTCTTTATAGATGCATTTTTGAATGTCATGCTAGTGGACTTGAAGGCAAACAAGGGGGCAGACTATCTGATGTATGattatgaatttgaaaatacagttgatgaagatggtAATTTACTTTCGAAACAGGATGAAACGTTTGGATACTTGATAATCGAATTGATCAAAGATGGTGGGGATTTGGTATTCCTACAGAGAGTTAGCGACGAGCAAAGATTAAGATTGACCAATGCTGTCAAGGTTTTAGATAAAAAAGGCGAAGAAGTAGTTGTTGGATCAAGTCATGGATGGATTGACTGCTTGTTAATAGCTCGAGAGATATCAATCGAGCAAAGCGAAGATAACAAAAAGCCACGATCTGTGAGCTCGTCATCTAATGTAAGTATTAATGAAGTTAAATCAGAGaaagccaaaaaaaagaaactgtcattatcaaataaaaagcCCAGATCCAAGAAGAAGGGAACAAGCTCTAATGGGACTCCTCAAACAACACCAACCCCAACTCAACATTCAAACTTTGCATttgcagcagcagcagctgtgcaccaccaaaaataa
- a CDS encoding uncharacterized protein (Ortholog of C. dubliniensis CD36 : Cd36_60350, C. parapsilosis CDC317 : CPAR2_603550, Candida tenuis NRRL Y-1498 : CANTEDRAFT_114325 and Debaryomyces hansenii CBS767 : DEHA2G04950g), translating to MNNKENIPTTPKSKESRIISAVSPINNQTLKPISPNKEKNQIGKLNFLETDNLDEHFELVHTTQEEIRQRLHNIELTSKQTSVDLGQLFDRSKNNNENLNKLLRNVVSYSEKVMTEGNATKADMEKILTRLDKLSEARSKSESSKVGISDSSIEEICEAIGQVFSANQKNHGDADKLTILKEEVSRIKDIISKHNEVVSSQLKSHDTKQSELANHLDSYLQESKGNIEILHKILSFIETRGSDLQQFKEINSQLQNLETVSNALQDKLPASDLVNQITSPIVAEIKAMSLDSKYLTSFEGISAAIDKLRETIEEGPKSEVILEKLEKLAGEKNTSNTLLEKEQEMENKIRKMEDKYALLSTRYEEKLQQYKDLSIKYQQLQAQIEDTQMPQNNRESKMEKLRNFHKLKIGEIEQSEFINERKRIASTPVVQTRNIQFTNNSDED from the coding sequence atgaataataaagaGAATATACCCACAACACCAAAGAGCAAAGAAAGCAGAATTATTTCCGCTGTTTCGCCGATTAACAACCAAACGTTGAAACCAATCTCACCTAACAAAGAGAAGAATCAAATTGgcaaattaaattttttggaaacAGACAATTTAGATGAGCATTTTGAACTTGTTCATACCACTCAAGAAGAAATCCGACAACGATTGCacaatattgaattgacATCAAAGCAGACTAGTGTTGATTTAGGACAATTATTTGATAGACtgaaaaataacaatgaaaatttgaataaactATTACGGAATGTGGTGTCTTATTCTGAAAAAGTAATGACAGAAGGAAATGCAACCAAAGCAGACATGGAGAAAATTTTGACTCGGTTGGATAAGCTTAGCGAGGCAAGAAGCAAATCTGAAAGTCTGAAAGTGGGAATTTCTGATAGTtctattgaagaaatttgtGAAGCAATAGGACAGGTATTCAGTGCCAATCAGAAGAACCACGGGGATGCTGACAAATTGACTATActcaaagaagaagtatCTAGAATAAAGGATATCATCAGCAAACATAATGAAGTTGTTAGTTCTCAATTAAAGTCGCATGATACGAAACAAAGCGAATTGGCAAATCATTTAGATTCATACTTGCAAGAATCAAAAGGAAACATTGAAATCTTACATAAAATACtttcatttattgaaacaagGGGATCTGATTTGCAACAGttcaaagaaattaattcaCAACTACAAAATCTAGAGACAGTCAGTAATGCATTACAAGACAAATTGCCTGCTTCAGATTTGGTTAATCAAATAACAAGCCCAATAGTAGCAGAAATTAAGGCGATGTCTCTAGACTCTAAGTATTTGACTTCATTTGAAGGTATTTCGGCGgctattgataaattaagaGAGACAATTGAGGAAGGACCTAAGTCAGAAGTTATACTCGAAAAGTTAGAGAAGCTTGCGGGAGAAAAGAACACCAGCAATACTCTACTAGAGAAAGAGCAGGAAATGGAAAACAAGATTCGGAAAATGGAAGACAAGTATGCTTTGCTTAGTACAAGATATGAGGAAAAGCTTCAACAGTATAAAGATTTACTGATCAAGTATCAACAGTTACAAGCACAAATTGAGGACACTCAAATGCCCCAAAATAATCGAGAAtcaaaaatggaaaaattgAGAAATTTTCATAAACTTAAAATTGGGGAAATTGAGCAAAGTGAATTCATCAACGAAAGGAAACGTATCGCTAGTACTCCAGTTGTGCAAACTagaaatattcaatttaccAACAATTCAGATGAAGactga